A single region of the candidate division KSB1 bacterium genome encodes:
- a CDS encoding phosphoenolpyruvate carboxykinase (GTP), with protein sequence MTANSEVTKWVDDVAKLTTPDRIHWCDGSAAEHEMLVKGMLDRKEFTTLNRDKWPGCYLYRSDPTDVARTEKVTYINCANEADAGPTNNWLSPAAAEQQVLPLFKGAMQGRTMYVIPYIMGPVNGVNSRVGFEITDSPYVTLNMRIMTRMGQVALDRLGNSSDFVKGMHSIGDLKPEHRAICHFPERNEIWSVGSGYGGNALLGKKCHALRIATSQARREGWMAEHMLILGLENPQGEVFYIAAAFPSQCGKTNLAMVIPPDSMPGWKAWTVGDDIAWIRVGDDGRLWAMNPEAGFFGVAPGTSMKTNANAMLTAQRNSIFTNVALVGDDDVWWEGMGPAPATAVDWQGRPWTSSSAEKAAHPNARFTTPAAQCPSISKHWEDPQGVPLSAILFGGRRPHMTPLVMEAYNWNHGVLMGASVASETTAAATEQAGVLRHDPMAMLPFCGYHMGDYFAHWVNIGTKVKHQPKLFTVNWFRAGDDGKFLWPGYGDNVRVLKWVLERCQGRGEAVETPIGFLPKPKAIDTTGINVSDATLNDILSVDNARWKNELVENRKYFSTFGNRFPSELTTELDAIGKRLG encoded by the coding sequence ATGACTGCGAACAGCGAAGTCACGAAATGGGTTGACGACGTCGCCAAACTTACGACGCCGGATCGCATCCACTGGTGCGACGGCTCTGCTGCCGAACATGAGATGCTCGTCAAGGGCATGCTCGATCGCAAGGAATTTACCACCCTCAACCGGGACAAGTGGCCGGGATGCTACTTGTACCGTTCCGATCCGACCGATGTCGCGCGCACGGAAAAAGTCACGTACATCAATTGCGCGAACGAAGCGGACGCCGGACCGACCAACAACTGGTTGTCTCCCGCCGCCGCCGAACAGCAGGTACTCCCGCTCTTCAAGGGTGCGATGCAGGGTCGCACCATGTACGTCATTCCGTACATTATGGGCCCCGTCAACGGTGTGAATAGTCGCGTCGGTTTCGAAATCACCGATTCGCCCTATGTCACGCTCAACATGCGCATCATGACCCGCATGGGCCAGGTCGCGTTGGACCGTCTCGGCAACAGCAGCGATTTCGTCAAGGGCATGCATTCCATCGGTGATCTCAAACCCGAGCACCGCGCGATCTGCCACTTCCCCGAGCGCAACGAGATTTGGTCCGTCGGCTCCGGCTACGGCGGAAATGCGTTGTTGGGCAAGAAGTGCCACGCGCTGCGCATCGCCACCTCCCAGGCCCGTCGCGAAGGCTGGATGGCCGAGCACATGCTGATTCTCGGTCTGGAGAATCCGCAGGGTGAGGTGTTCTACATTGCCGCGGCGTTTCCTTCGCAGTGCGGCAAGACCAATCTGGCGATGGTGATCCCGCCCGATTCCATGCCCGGCTGGAAGGCCTGGACCGTCGGCGACGACATCGCCTGGATTCGCGTCGGTGACGATGGCCGCCTGTGGGCGATGAATCCGGAAGCCGGCTTCTTCGGCGTCGCGCCCGGAACGAGCATGAAGACGAACGCAAATGCGATGCTCACGGCTCAGCGCAACTCGATCTTCACCAATGTCGCGCTCGTGGGGGACGATGATGTCTGGTGGGAGGGCATGGGCCCCGCACCCGCCACGGCCGTGGACTGGCAGGGTCGCCCGTGGACGTCGTCGAGTGCGGAGAAAGCTGCGCATCCGAATGCGCGATTCACGACGCCCGCCGCGCAATGTCCTTCCATCTCCAAGCACTGGGAAGACCCGCAGGGGGTTCCCCTCTCGGCGATTTTATTCGGCGGCCGTCGTCCGCACATGACCCCGCTGGTCATGGAGGCCTACAATTGGAATCATGGCGTACTGATGGGCGCGTCAGTCGCCAGTGAAACCACCGCCGCGGCCACCGAGCAGGCGGGCGTCCTGCGGCATGACCCGATGGCCATGCTGCCCTTCTGTGGCTACCACATGGGCGACTATTTCGCTCACTGGGTCAATATCGGAACGAAGGTCAAGCATCAACCGAAGCTCTTCACGGTCAATTGGTTCCGCGCCGGCGACGACGGCAAGTTCCTCTGGCCCGGTTATGGCGACAATGTTCGCGTATTGAAGTGGGTGCTTGAGCGCTGTCAGGGTAGGGGAGAGGCGGTGGAGACCCCCATCGGTTTCCTGCCCAAACCGAAGGCCATTGACACGACGGGCATCAACGTGAGTGATGCCACACTGAACGACATTCTTTCTGTTGACAACGCGCGCTGGAAGAATGAGCTGGTCGAGAATCGGAAATACTTCTCAACCTTTGGCAATCGCTTCCCATCAGAGCTCACAACCGAGTTGGACGCCATCGGCAAGCGCCTCGGCTAA
- a CDS encoding T9SS type A sorting domain-containing protein: MKVLLTVAFHIALSHFCWAQPVDSLWSRMLGGTGTDQCTAVLQASDGGFVFSGRTDYSPTDVDAWVVKTNPLGDIEWSRTIGGGAAELAFDVVAHSGGGYAMVGYTASYGAGLADVYFATLSSQGEIQDISFWGGTEYESGNALAATADGGFVIGGETSSFGAGSSDFWLIKTDGDGAASWTQTYGGSQQDICYAVRQVTDGGYALAGYTTSFGSGGADAWLVRTSSSGQILWSRTFGWATDDVTYDMIQTSDGGFALAGHTQNGGSGERDFYLVKTDAYGTQQWTHSYGGVNDEFCRSIQQTSDGGYILTGSTYSFGTGSQDIWLIRLSSSGALLWSRTFGGTGTDDCNSVAVTSDGGFVLGGQTTSFSATQWDIWLIRTGVDPSLEAEDYRPLLADFALHPIFPNPFNNAASITLDLPRDVSGSVVVYDALGRMANTLYEGPLSAGRHALRFNANNMSSGCYFVRFESANYNAAQRAVLLK, from the coding sequence ATGAAAGTACTATTGACAGTCGCTTTCCACATCGCGTTGAGCCATTTCTGTTGGGCGCAGCCTGTGGACAGCCTGTGGAGTCGGATGCTGGGCGGGACGGGCACGGACCAATGCACGGCCGTATTGCAAGCGAGCGACGGGGGATTCGTATTTTCGGGCCGTACGGACTACAGTCCCACGGATGTGGATGCCTGGGTGGTCAAGACCAATCCGCTGGGTGACATAGAATGGAGCCGTACCATCGGCGGCGGCGCGGCGGAACTCGCCTTCGACGTGGTAGCGCACAGTGGGGGAGGATATGCCATGGTCGGTTATACGGCATCCTACGGCGCCGGCTTGGCCGACGTCTATTTTGCCACTCTGTCTTCACAGGGTGAGATTCAGGACATCAGCTTCTGGGGCGGAACCGAGTACGAATCAGGCAACGCGCTCGCGGCCACGGCGGACGGTGGTTTCGTCATTGGCGGGGAGACCAGTTCATTTGGTGCGGGTTCGTCTGATTTCTGGCTGATCAAGACCGATGGGGATGGTGCGGCGTCGTGGACCCAGACCTATGGCGGAAGTCAGCAGGACATTTGCTACGCCGTGCGGCAAGTAACCGACGGCGGCTACGCCCTCGCGGGCTACACCACGTCATTCGGATCGGGTGGCGCGGATGCCTGGCTGGTCCGGACCAGCTCCAGCGGCCAGATCCTGTGGAGTCGCACCTTCGGCTGGGCCACCGATGACGTTACCTACGACATGATCCAGACGTCGGACGGCGGCTTCGCGCTGGCCGGGCATACGCAAAATGGCGGATCCGGAGAACGGGACTTCTATCTGGTCAAGACCGACGCCTACGGCACACAGCAATGGACGCACTCCTACGGCGGAGTGAACGACGAATTCTGTCGCTCGATTCAGCAGACCTCAGACGGCGGGTACATTCTGACCGGATCAACCTATTCGTTCGGTACCGGTAGTCAGGACATTTGGTTGATTCGGCTCTCGTCGTCGGGCGCTTTGCTTTGGAGCAGAACCTTCGGCGGCACCGGCACAGACGACTGCAATTCGGTCGCCGTGACCTCGGATGGCGGGTTCGTATTGGGCGGCCAGACCACGTCGTTCAGCGCGACCCAGTGGGATATCTGGTTGATCCGAACGGGCGTGGACCCTTCACTCGAAGCGGAGGACTATCGCCCTCTCCTCGCCGACTTCGCTCTCCACCCCATTTTTCCCAACCCCTTCAACAACGCGGCAAGCATAACGCTCGACTTGCCGCGCGACGTGAGCGGAAGCGTGGTCGTGTATGACGCGCTGGGCAGGATGGCGAACACGTTATATGAAGGGCCGTTGTCGGCCGGCAGGCACGCGCTGCGTTTCAATGCGAACAACATGTCAAGTGGTTGCTACTTCGTGAGATTCGAATCAGCGAACTACAACGCGGCACAACGGGCCGTGCTGCTCAAGTAG
- a CDS encoding leucine--tRNA ligase, whose product MNEIKHISEQQYPFAEVEAKWQSWWEEQGTYRFDPDSPKPVHYVLTMFSYPSGDKLHMGHWYCYAPTDTYARFKRMQGYNVFEPMGFDAFGLPAENYAIKTGVHPAISTQQNIKFMREQLKRIGAMYDWDYEVNTSQPDYYKWTQWWFLLMYKRGLAYQKESLVNWCPNCQTVLANEQVAADNTCERCGTAVIRKKLKQWFYKITEYNQRLLEGLDSIDWPEKTKAMQRYWIGKSEGTEIEFEIQNRKLKIEVPSPPPNPPVNGGGSTGTPPAPPSELGGGQTIRVFTTRADTLFGVTYVVLAPEHPRAWDLVSPDRTAEVRAYVEEATALSEVDRTMGDREKTGVFTGTYATHPLTGERVPIWVADYVIGSYGTGAVMAVPAHDTRDFEFAKKYGLPIKEVIRPVSPSGPPTGSGGEPRGAFTDHGVMMNSGEFDGLKSDAGIRKVGEKLKAVGKGNPTTTWHLRDWTISRQRYWGAPIPVIYCPKCGVVTVPEADLPVLLPENVVEYKPKGRSPLAAVESFINVTCPTCGGPAERDPDTMDTFVDSSWYFMRYPEAKLDSAAFTKQSLNKMLPIAQYVGGSEHATGHLIYSRFFTKVAKDAGYLDSEEPFQRLIHQGMILNKGMRMSKSKGNSVAPEAVLKKHGSDVLRCFMMFMGDYTLGGEWSDQGITGVERFIARVWRLGMAVGKSEIRNPNSEVPADVERKLHQTIKAVSVDLQQFQFNTALARLMELTNLVYGWVGSDLKHVERTPATQAVVEKLIVLLAPCAPHLCEELWHGFGHAGSVFDEPWPAFDEDKARDDEVTIAVQVNGKLRETLRVPLNSPDDVVAALAQGLDKVAAHLDGKQVVKTIVVPNKIVNIVVR is encoded by the coding sequence ATGAACGAAATCAAACATATTTCCGAACAGCAGTACCCGTTCGCCGAGGTGGAGGCGAAGTGGCAGTCGTGGTGGGAAGAGCAGGGGACGTACCGGTTTGATCCGGACTCGCCGAAGCCGGTCCACTATGTGCTGACCATGTTCTCCTACCCGTCCGGCGATAAGCTGCACATGGGGCACTGGTACTGCTACGCGCCGACCGATACCTACGCGCGGTTCAAGCGCATGCAGGGCTATAACGTGTTCGAGCCGATGGGGTTTGACGCGTTCGGCCTGCCCGCCGAGAACTACGCGATCAAGACCGGGGTGCATCCGGCGATCTCGACACAGCAGAACATTAAGTTCATGCGCGAGCAACTCAAACGCATCGGCGCGATGTACGACTGGGATTACGAGGTCAATACCTCCCAGCCGGACTACTACAAATGGACACAGTGGTGGTTCCTGCTGATGTACAAGCGCGGGCTGGCGTATCAGAAAGAGTCGCTGGTCAACTGGTGCCCGAATTGTCAGACCGTGCTGGCCAACGAACAGGTCGCGGCCGATAATACCTGCGAACGGTGCGGGACGGCGGTCATCCGCAAGAAGCTGAAGCAGTGGTTCTATAAGATCACGGAGTACAATCAGCGGCTGCTGGAGGGGCTCGACAGCATTGACTGGCCTGAAAAGACTAAGGCCATGCAACGGTATTGGATCGGGAAGTCGGAGGGGACGGAGATTGAATTTGAAATTCAAAATCGAAAATTGAAAATTGAAGTTCCGAGTCCCCCCCCTAACCCCCCCGTGAACGGAGGGGGATCAACCGGAACCCCCCCTGCCCCCCCAAGCGAGTTGGGGGGGGGACAGACGATCAGAGTGTTTACGACGCGGGCGGATACGCTGTTTGGGGTGACTTATGTGGTGCTGGCGCCGGAGCACCCACGAGCGTGGGATCTTGTTTCGCCCGATCGGACTGCGGAGGTGCGGGCGTATGTCGAGGAGGCAACGGCGCTCTCCGAGGTGGATCGGACCATGGGCGACCGGGAGAAGACCGGTGTGTTCACCGGGACGTACGCCACCCATCCCCTGACAGGCGAGCGCGTCCCGATCTGGGTGGCAGACTATGTGATCGGGTCGTACGGAACCGGTGCCGTCATGGCCGTGCCGGCGCACGATACACGGGATTTCGAATTCGCCAAGAAGTACGGGTTGCCGATTAAGGAAGTGATCCGGCCAGTCTCCCCCTCCGGCCCCCCCACAGGAAGTGGAGGGGAGCCCCGAGGAGCGTTCACGGATCATGGCGTGATGATGAACTCGGGGGAATTCGACGGGCTGAAATCAGACGCCGGAATTCGGAAGGTGGGGGAGAAGCTGAAGGCGGTCGGGAAGGGGAATCCGACCACGACCTGGCATTTGCGGGACTGGACGATCTCCCGGCAGCGCTATTGGGGGGCACCGATTCCGGTCATTTATTGCCCGAAGTGCGGAGTTGTAACTGTGCCAGAGGCGGACCTTCCCGTGCTGTTGCCTGAGAATGTGGTTGAATACAAACCGAAGGGCAGGTCACCGCTGGCGGCCGTGGAATCGTTCATCAACGTGACCTGTCCCACGTGTGGAGGTCCGGCGGAGCGCGATCCGGATACGATGGACACGTTTGTGGATTCCTCGTGGTACTTCATGCGTTATCCTGAGGCGAAGTTAGACAGCGCGGCATTCACTAAGCAAAGTCTTAACAAGATGCTGCCAATTGCCCAATACGTGGGCGGTTCCGAGCACGCGACCGGGCATCTGATTTACTCGCGGTTCTTCACGAAAGTGGCAAAGGACGCGGGGTATCTTGACTCTGAGGAGCCGTTCCAGCGGCTGATTCATCAGGGCATGATCTTGAACAAGGGCATGCGAATGTCCAAGTCCAAGGGTAATTCCGTCGCGCCGGAAGCCGTGCTCAAGAAGCACGGAAGCGATGTGCTCAGGTGCTTCATGATGTTCATGGGCGACTACACGCTGGGCGGCGAGTGGTCGGATCAGGGAATCACGGGGGTTGAGCGGTTCATTGCCCGGGTGTGGCGGCTGGGAATGGCAGTCGGAAAATCCGAAATCCGAAATCCGAATTCCGAAGTACCGGCCGATGTCGAACGGAAGCTGCATCAGACGATTAAGGCGGTATCCGTGGATTTGCAGCAGTTCCAGTTCAATACGGCGCTGGCGAGGCTGATGGAGCTGACGAATCTGGTCTATGGCTGGGTGGGATCCGACCTGAAGCACGTGGAACGGACGCCCGCAACGCAGGCGGTCGTCGAGAAATTGATCGTGCTGTTGGCCCCGTGCGCGCCGCATTTGTGCGAGGAGCTTTGGCACGGATTCGGGCACGCGGGCAGTGTGTTTGACGAACCGTGGCCAGCGTTTGACGAAGACAAGGCGCGAGATGACGAGGTGACGATTGCCGTGCAGGTGAATGGGAAGCTGCGGGAGACCCTGCGGGTTCCGCTTAACTCGCCCGACGATGTCGTGGCGGCGCTGGCGCAGGGGCTGGACAAGGTGGCCGCCCACTTGGATGGCAAGCAGGTGGTGAAGACCATCGTCGTCCCGAACAAGATCGTGAACATAGTGGTGCGGTAG
- a CDS encoding putative DNA binding domain-containing protein, with amino-acid sequence MNLLPINIDDLVQARTVESNRIEYKRGFSVATKPHIIATIVAFANDFQNVNGGYVIIGIDTKDGLPILPPAGLPAESLEATQQEIRRLCKTRVQTEFQPIIVPLVYDSKHLLVVWAPASDNRPHIGPDPRNFSENCLPIRVNSETVKATTAQEAQLREQTAKIPFDDRPNHASTLTDISPLLVKRFLQDIGSDLLNSTPPIPDTALYESIRVTKDVGGKLVPRNIGLLFFAEKPERHFPGCKLELAMYRDDAGGNLFEEKLFTGPISYQITEILSYLENLTNAHVRKIPGRALAERTVGYPYEALEEAVVNAYYHRGYDQPSEPNKIHVYPDRLEIISYPGPVPGITMEHLQSARPVPPVPARNRRIGELLKELQLAEMRGTGIPKMRRVMADHGSSRPVFDFDVERTYFRVILPAHPKYIVLQAVSEAAYMWSIGERAPAIRRLEDVFKGQPSSGAVAAQLIQFYAERDDLPAAERVFNEFRAQPLRSEGEQPYLRMFRIYLGSNLNLKARQVIDELPETEYANAPYDVAIAFKRVRENQKAHVLMAQVYASFDTNSEFLHDYAKVKIAIANEMYHARNTNWHTIKRLRLEAIELLRRSTQLGVDPQQIAWYYLDLAVTLQRVRGQARDIRAAYDNAIKLLPTEEKFKSSYAEWEARNARSPR; translated from the coding sequence ATGAATCTCTTACCAATCAACATTGACGATCTGGTCCAGGCCCGTACCGTCGAAAGCAATCGAATTGAGTACAAGAGGGGCTTTTCAGTGGCCACTAAGCCGCATATTATCGCTACAATTGTTGCATTTGCGAATGATTTTCAGAATGTAAACGGCGGATACGTTATTATTGGAATAGATACTAAAGATGGACTTCCGATTCTTCCGCCAGCTGGTCTTCCAGCAGAGTCATTGGAAGCGACTCAACAAGAAATCCGTCGTCTGTGTAAGACTCGAGTTCAAACAGAATTTCAACCGATCATTGTACCGCTTGTCTATGATAGCAAGCACTTGCTTGTAGTCTGGGCACCCGCTAGCGACAACAGGCCACACATCGGTCCTGACCCACGGAATTTCAGTGAGAACTGTTTGCCAATTCGAGTAAACTCAGAAACGGTCAAGGCGACAACGGCACAAGAAGCTCAGCTCCGCGAACAGACAGCGAAGATTCCATTTGACGATAGGCCAAACCACGCCTCAACACTTACGGATATTTCGCCGCTGCTGGTTAAGAGATTTCTGCAAGATATTGGAAGCGACTTGTTGAACTCAACACCACCGATTCCCGATACAGCCCTCTACGAGTCGATTCGAGTCACAAAGGATGTCGGCGGGAAACTTGTTCCGCGAAATATCGGATTACTCTTTTTCGCCGAGAAACCAGAGCGGCACTTTCCTGGCTGCAAATTGGAACTCGCGATGTATCGCGACGACGCCGGGGGCAATCTCTTTGAAGAGAAGCTATTCACGGGTCCAATCAGCTATCAGATCACGGAGATATTGAGCTATTTAGAGAATTTGACGAACGCTCATGTGAGGAAGATTCCGGGAAGAGCACTTGCAGAACGGACAGTCGGGTATCCTTACGAGGCTCTAGAGGAGGCAGTTGTCAACGCATATTATCACCGTGGATATGACCAACCAAGCGAACCCAATAAGATTCATGTTTATCCAGACAGACTTGAAATCATAAGTTATCCCGGTCCTGTGCCCGGAATAACGATGGAGCATTTGCAATCAGCGCGACCCGTTCCTCCAGTTCCAGCCCGCAACCGGCGAATTGGAGAATTGTTGAAAGAACTTCAACTCGCTGAAATGCGTGGAACTGGCATTCCCAAGATGCGGCGCGTGATGGCGGATCATGGTTCAAGTCGTCCAGTCTTTGATTTCGATGTTGAACGAACGTACTTTCGCGTGATTCTGCCAGCTCACCCTAAGTACATTGTTTTACAGGCGGTAAGTGAGGCCGCCTACATGTGGTCGATCGGCGAGCGGGCTCCTGCCATAAGGAGACTGGAAGACGTGTTCAAAGGGCAGCCGAGCTCTGGCGCAGTTGCGGCCCAGCTGATTCAGTTTTATGCCGAGCGCGACGATCTCCCAGCAGCCGAACGAGTGTTCAACGAATTCCGAGCGCAGCCACTGCGATCCGAGGGAGAACAACCTTATCTAAGAATGTTTAGAATCTACTTGGGTTCTAATCTAAATTTGAAGGCGCGGCAGGTCATCGACGAATTGCCGGAGACAGAGTACGCAAATGCGCCGTACGATGTTGCGATTGCCTTCAAACGCGTACGTGAGAATCAGAAAGCTCATGTATTGATGGCTCAGGTGTATGCTTCCTTCGATACAAACTCTGAATTCCTGCACGATTATGCCAAGGTCAAGATTGCAATTGCGAATGAGATGTATCATGCGCGCAACACTAATTGGCATACAATCAAGCGGCTAAGACTAGAGGCAATCGAGCTTCTCCGGCGCTCCACCCAGCTTGGCGTCGATCCTCAGCAAATCGCATGGTACTATCTTGATTTGGCTGTTACACTTCAGCGAGTTCGTGGACAAGCCAGAGATATCAGAGCCGCTTATGACAATGCAATAAAGCTGCTCCCGACTGAGGAGAAGTTCAAATCGTCATACGCTGAATGGGAGGCTCGGAATGCCCGTTCTCCGAGGTAG
- a CDS encoding transposase, translating into MLRRHRTNSVAGGVHFITAVTEERGSWFVREPICRAILLEFERCRSRLGIQCAGYVLMPDHLHALLMQTEDGDQISELVRAFKVSTARDWNLIRGGMSLEAGHAPLGELRWRRRFDDVAVINNAVAHTMLDYLHANPVKREFVEAPERYLWSSARDYWEIGKGIVTVATDLIGPKLS; encoded by the coding sequence ATGTTGCGACGACATCGCACGAATTCGGTAGCGGGTGGTGTGCATTTCATCACCGCGGTGACGGAAGAGCGGGGGAGCTGGTTTGTGCGCGAGCCGATCTGTCGCGCGATACTGCTTGAGTTCGAGCGCTGCCGCAGCCGGCTCGGAATCCAATGCGCGGGCTACGTGCTGATGCCGGATCATCTGCACGCGCTGCTGATGCAAACCGAGGACGGCGATCAGATCTCGGAATTGGTACGCGCCTTCAAGGTGTCCACAGCGCGAGACTGGAATCTGATTCGCGGCGGCATGTCTCTTGAGGCCGGACATGCCCCGCTCGGAGAACTGCGTTGGCGACGACGCTTCGATGATGTGGCGGTGATAAACAACGCAGTTGCGCACACGATGTTGGATTACCTTCACGCGAATCCGGTGAAGCGCGAATTTGTCGAAGCACCCGAACGCTACCTCTGGTCGAGCGCGCGGGACTACTGGGAGATTGGGAAGGGGATTGTGACGGTCGCGACGGATTTGATTGGGCCGAAGCTGAGCTGA
- a CDS encoding HEPN domain-containing protein, whose amino-acid sequence MNGPRELAAGMIAKGESDLAAARTLIEAGVSLDSACFHAQQAAEKFLKAYLARFEIEFPFIHNLEKLITLCESRDRAFSEIKEIGQELSPFAVEMRYDDMFWPSQTNAKRALKMAETICEFVRARLT is encoded by the coding sequence ATGAACGGCCCGCGTGAATTGGCGGCGGGAATGATCGCGAAAGGGGAAAGCGATCTCGCCGCTGCTCGCACGCTCATAGAGGCCGGAGTCTCCCTCGATTCCGCGTGTTTTCATGCGCAGCAGGCGGCGGAGAAGTTCCTGAAAGCTTACCTCGCTCGGTTCGAGATTGAGTTTCCGTTCATTCACAACCTTGAGAAGCTGATCACGTTGTGTGAGTCGCGGGATCGCGCGTTCTCGGAAATCAAGGAAATCGGACAGGAGCTGAGTCCGTTCGCCGTCGAAATGCGGTATGACGACATGTTTTGGCCAAGCCAGACCAATGCCAAGCGAGCACTCAAGATGGCGGAGACAATTTGTGAATTCGTCAGGGCGAGGTTGACGTAA
- a CDS encoding nucleotidyltransferase domain-containing protein: protein MQSLNQVVISEIVDRIVKAIHPHKVILFGSRARGTEHAHSDLDLLVVADSDKPRWERAAPIYGTLSDIMVQTDLLVYTPAEIEAWKDVRQAFITTAVREGKVLYERPA from the coding sequence ATGCAAAGTCTGAACCAGGTAGTCATCAGCGAAATCGTTGATCGAATCGTCAAGGCAATTCATCCGCACAAAGTGATCTTGTTCGGAAGTCGCGCGCGCGGTACCGAGCATGCCCACAGTGATTTAGACTTGCTGGTTGTGGCTGACTCGGACAAGCCGCGCTGGGAACGCGCCGCTCCGATCTATGGGACCCTGAGCGACATCATGGTCCAGACCGACTTGCTGGTTTATACCCCGGCGGAAATCGAAGCATGGAAGGATGTACGGCAGGCGTTCATTACCACGGCCGTTCGAGAGGGAAAGGTATTGTATGAACGGCCCGCGTGA
- a CDS encoding DUF4256 domain-containing protein: protein MSNKSSNKHLSTARRAELLTVLKARFEQNMNRHKGLEWAKVQARLEAKPDQLWSLSEMERSGGEPDVVGHDKKTGEIIFCDCAAESPKGRRSLCYDREALESRKEHKPENSALDLATAMGIELLTEEQYRELQALGNFDTKTSSWVKTPAEIRKLGGAIFCDRRYDHVFTYHNGAESYYAARGFRGAVRV from the coding sequence ATGAGTAACAAGAGCAGCAACAAGCATTTGTCAACAGCACGGCGGGCAGAATTGCTCACAGTCTTGAAAGCCCGGTTTGAACAGAATATGAACCGGCACAAGGGTCTGGAATGGGCCAAGGTGCAGGCGAGGCTCGAGGCCAAGCCGGACCAACTTTGGTCGCTCTCTGAAATGGAGCGCAGCGGCGGCGAACCGGATGTGGTAGGTCACGACAAAAAGACGGGCGAGATCATTTTTTGTGATTGTGCGGCGGAAAGTCCGAAGGGGCGCAGAAGTCTGTGCTATGACCGGGAAGCGCTGGAGTCGAGGAAAGAGCATAAGCCGGAAAATAGCGCGCTGGATCTGGCAACGGCGATGGGGATTGAGCTGTTGACCGAAGAGCAATATCGCGAACTGCAAGCCCTGGGAAATTTCGATACGAAGACCTCGAGCTGGGTGAAAACACCGGCTGAGATCAGAAAACTCGGCGGCGCGATCTTTTGCGATCGTCGCTACGACCATGTCTTCACGTATCACAACGGCGCGGAGTCTTACTATGCGGCGAGGGGGTTTCGGGGGGCGGTTAGAGTGTAA
- a CDS encoding alpha/beta hydrolase, which translates to MRITDFDVALGDHVLRVRRLSQRGQGTIFFLHDSFGCIDAWRDFPARLALATGHDAIVYDRRGYGKSAPFGPDKRDLDYLHREAASLNEFLAKLGIREAVLFGHSDGGMVALLAASMFPERVKSLIAEGVHVFMDEFSRAAIRVSVEDYESGELRARLERYHGEKTEALFRAWSDTWLADKFHDWSIERELQSVHCPVLVVQGEQDEYGTLAQVEAVARSVSGPVATFVVPYTGHTPHRDAGEAVVKRCGEFVRSQG; encoded by the coding sequence TTGAGGATCACGGACTTCGATGTCGCGCTCGGCGATCATGTGTTGCGTGTGCGGCGGTTGTCGCAGCGCGGGCAGGGCACGATCTTCTTCCTGCATGATTCGTTCGGTTGTATCGACGCCTGGCGCGACTTTCCGGCCCGATTGGCGCTCGCCACCGGCCACGACGCGATTGTCTATGACCGGCGCGGCTATGGGAAGTCGGCCCCGTTCGGTCCGGACAAGCGCGATTTGGACTATCTGCATCGGGAAGCTGCCTCGTTGAACGAGTTCCTGGCTAAGCTGGGGATTCGCGAGGCGGTGCTGTTCGGCCACAGTGACGGCGGCATGGTTGCGCTGCTCGCCGCGTCGATGTTTCCGGAACGGGTGAAATCGCTGATCGCGGAAGGCGTGCATGTGTTCATGGACGAGTTCAGCCGCGCGGCGATTCGCGTGTCCGTGGAAGACTATGAATCGGGAGAGCTGCGCGCACGACTCGAGCGTTATCATGGCGAGAAGACCGAAGCGTTGTTTCGCGCGTGGTCGGATACCTGGTTAGCCGACAAATTCCACGACTGGTCGATTGAGCGTGAATTGCAGAGCGTTCACTGTCCGGTGCTGGTCGTGCAGGGTGAACAGGATGAGTACGGAACGCTGGCGCAAGTCGAAGCGGTTGCGCGCAGTGTATCCGGTCCGGTCGCGACGTTTGTCGTGCCGTACACGGGTCATACGCCGCATCGCGACGCGGGGGAGGCGGTGGTGAAGAGGTGTGGGGAGTTCGTGCGCTCGCAGGGATGA